In Acaryochloris marina S15, a single genomic region encodes these proteins:
- a CDS encoding TrmB family transcriptional regulator, with product MSDAQYLESLVDLGLTRYQAAVYLALMDRQDFTPAQIATRAQVPRQRIYDVLASLCDRGLCLERHSGRQRIFQAVDPSQALPTLLQEKQKQFNAELQRQEQQTHLAINALAPLYTQGHNTQDPLAYIDVISEPNRITDCGVKLSQAAQSSISVFFTYPSLLSHENGLTLVQDPLQRGICYRTIYEHNIWQDPSSQDFIRQCQDWGQHVRFVNEVPFKMQLFDQKITLLSLQDPLLGTPSFTALNITHPGLGGMLNIAFESLWAQGTSEPLQT from the coding sequence ATGAGCGATGCCCAGTACTTAGAAAGCCTTGTAGATTTGGGATTGACTCGGTATCAGGCCGCTGTCTATTTGGCTCTGATGGATCGGCAGGACTTTACGCCTGCTCAGATTGCGACCCGTGCTCAAGTTCCTCGGCAGCGGATTTATGATGTCTTGGCATCACTGTGCGATCGCGGTTTATGTCTCGAACGCCATTCTGGTCGGCAACGGATTTTCCAAGCTGTGGATCCGTCCCAGGCTCTACCCACCCTGCTGCAAGAAAAACAGAAACAATTCAACGCCGAACTTCAGCGACAAGAACAACAGACGCATCTTGCCATCAACGCCCTTGCCCCCCTGTATACCCAAGGCCACAACACCCAAGATCCTCTGGCTTATATTGATGTCATCTCTGAGCCGAATCGGATTACGGACTGTGGCGTTAAACTTTCCCAAGCGGCCCAATCCTCGATCAGTGTTTTCTTCACCTACCCGTCTTTACTGAGTCATGAAAACGGGCTCACCCTCGTGCAAGATCCACTTCAGCGCGGTATCTGCTATCGTACGATCTACGAACACAACATCTGGCAAGATCCCAGTAGCCAAGATTTTATTCGCCAGTGCCAAGACTGGGGGCAGCACGTTCGTTTTGTGAATGAGGTGCCGTTCAAAATGCAGCTTTTTGATCAGAAAATTACATTACTTTCTCTGCAGGACCCCTTATTGGGAACGCCTAGCTTTACGGCCTTAAATATTACCCATCCAGGACTAGGGGGAATGCTCAATATTGCCTTTGAATCCTTGTGGGCACAGGGCACATCTGAACCTCTACAGACTTAA